One segment of Saprospiraceae bacterium DNA contains the following:
- a CDS encoding NAD-dependent epimerase/dehydratase family protein: MKRILITGGAGFIGSSLADELQKNSVNQIVLVDNLLTGKEKNIPHKENVTFIKADVNEYGAMEKIMLRNKFDYVFHYAAVVGVQRTLDNPIMVLQDIDGIKNVLELCRKTGVQRVFFSSSSEVYGEPVNTPQHEETTPLNSRLPYAVVKNLGESFCRAYHQAFGLDYTIFRFFNTYGEKQSDDFVISKFIRAALEDRDITIYGDGSQSRTFCYIEDNVEFTRKILEENLCINEVVNVGNDQQYSIAELAEIIVRVTNSTSKIVYLPPLKEGDMTRRQPDISKMRSIIKRDLLPLEEGLKRILKSWRVPQAKPEYELS; the protein is encoded by the coding sequence ATGAAACGAATACTCATCACCGGAGGGGCAGGATTTATTGGCAGTTCGCTGGCCGATGAACTTCAAAAAAACAGTGTAAACCAGATTGTATTGGTTGACAACTTGCTAACGGGAAAAGAAAAAAACATCCCCCACAAAGAAAACGTGACATTCATAAAAGCAGATGTGAATGAATACGGAGCAATGGAAAAAATCATGCTCCGTAATAAATTCGACTATGTTTTTCATTATGCCGCCGTAGTGGGAGTACAGCGCACATTGGACAATCCAATTATGGTGCTTCAAGACATAGACGGCATTAAAAACGTCTTGGAACTATGCAGGAAAACAGGTGTGCAGCGAGTGTTCTTTTCCTCCTCCTCGGAAGTGTATGGAGAACCGGTAAACACGCCTCAACACGAAGAGACAACTCCATTGAATTCGAGGCTGCCTTATGCCGTTGTCAAAAACTTGGGCGAATCCTTTTGTAGGGCCTATCATCAAGCATTTGGCTTGGATTACACGATATTCCGCTTTTTCAACACCTACGGAGAAAAACAAAGCGACGATTTCGTCATATCCAAATTCATCAGGGCAGCTTTGGAAGATAGAGACATCACGATATATGGCGATGGAAGCCAGTCCCGCACTTTTTGTTACATAGAAGATAATGTGGAATTTACGAGAAAGATATTGGAGGAAAATCTTTGTATCAACGAGGTCGTAAATGTTGGCAATGACCAACAATACTCGATTGCCGAACTGGCCGAAATCATTGTACGAGTCACAAACTCAACATCGAAAATAGTCTATCTCCCGCCGTTGAAAGAAGGCGACATGACCCGAAGGCAACCCGATATTTCCAAAATGAGGAGCATAATAAAGAGAGATTTGCTTCCATTGGAAGAAGGACTTAAGCGAATCCTGAAATCTTGGAGGGTGCCACAAGCGAAACCTGAATATGAACTATCGTAA
- a CDS encoding glycosyltransferase, protein MKKVVFAGSSINDYCLEASYRRAFQRLGFEVHWFDTVATQQKYVRLGKVGQYINSFIGINAWIKKMQREFVVQVKSIDPDLVIVFCNAPIHVNALAFLKSIIKGKIILLWPDTLFNISAHVATAAPLYDGLASYSRDAIPVFKQMGFSNVHWVPLAADEALHGGFDLPQHFEHDVIFIGNPRPERIKALESISKNFPTLKLGIYGAEWAKSNSNELKPHIVSRHLFGNEFARLMNQSRIAMNIIDDTNYPAANMRFFEACVAKSLQLSSKCPEWEDEYIDSKHLLYFNNEEDLCTKIESALSNEKRCLAIRKSGYQITVDKNTYLHRAQSIIDLFLQTTT, encoded by the coding sequence ATGAAAAAAGTTGTTTTTGCTGGTTCATCAATAAATGACTATTGTTTGGAAGCCTCATACAGGAGAGCATTCCAGCGTTTAGGCTTTGAAGTGCATTGGTTCGATACCGTTGCCACTCAGCAAAAGTATGTTCGGTTAGGAAAAGTTGGACAATACATAAACAGCTTTATTGGCATCAATGCGTGGATTAAGAAAATGCAACGAGAATTTGTTGTTCAAGTAAAGTCCATAGACCCCGACTTGGTTATAGTGTTTTGCAACGCGCCCATTCATGTCAACGCACTGGCATTTTTGAAATCAATCATCAAGGGAAAAATTATCTTGTTGTGGCCTGACACACTGTTCAACATCAGCGCCCATGTAGCAACCGCCGCGCCGCTTTATGATGGTTTGGCCTCTTATAGTCGGGATGCTATTCCAGTATTCAAGCAAATGGGGTTTTCCAATGTTCATTGGGTGCCATTGGCTGCCGATGAAGCTTTGCACGGTGGATTTGATTTGCCCCAACATTTTGAACACGATGTGATTTTTATCGGCAACCCGCGCCCCGAAAGGATTAAGGCACTTGAGTCCATTTCAAAAAATTTTCCAACATTGAAGTTGGGGATATACGGCGCGGAATGGGCTAAAAGCAACTCCAACGAGTTGAAACCACACATCGTGAGCAGACATTTGTTTGGAAATGAGTTTGCAAGACTGATGAACCAGTCGCGCATTGCTATGAATATCATAGATGACACGAATTATCCGGCAGCGAATATGCGCTTCTTTGAAGCCTGCGTGGCGAAATCGCTGCAACTATCGAGCAAATGCCCGGAGTGGGAAGACGAGTATATTGATTCCAAACATTTGCTCTACTTCAACAACGAGGAAGACTTATGCACGAAAATAGAAAGTGCATTGTCTAATGAGAAAAGGTGTCTGGCGATTAGAAAATCCGGTTATCAGATTACGGTTGACAAAAACACCTACTTGCATCGCGCACAAAGCATCATTGATTTGTTCTTGCAAACAACGACATGA
- a CDS encoding SLBB domain-containing protein, with protein MPFSFARFHHEIGPFFHNASRDKRLRGMSLLFFLIFSLCLSAQSPSVPSPAMQEQAKREIQRRGLDENEVRARLLQRGIDMDKVTPEQLPQLQNTIEEVIKELEAEKASQTQKEQAPTAKPPTTDTGTGTKPPESPKPSEDRTTRIARERAEAIQQKVKQGVSIEEAIAEEMAAALATDSLPPAVVYGQHLFREKSLSVFRTTNEVKPPDSYVLSSGDIITISIFGASQFDSQFEISKDGNIAPSGMPKIFLKGVRLGQARELLRSRFAQFYRFAPEQFAVSLTTARSITVNIFGETVNYGSFSMSAINTAFNALVAAGGPSDLGTVRNIKVIRGRESKRLDIYEFMNNPAVQFDFFLEDNDIIHVPVAERVVSIRGAVRRPFRYELAGAEQLVKLLDFAGGLNANAYREVIQVQRFVNDRQVLLDVNLKEILEKKQDFALLNGDIVEIRTIPSPIENTVSIEGAVELPGKYAVTEAVRLSDLVKRGVLRPEARTDAAFLLRTHTDNTTQLLQLDLAEVLAAPGTDKDLLLQPKDVLTIYSKGRYTDLSSISIVGAVRDSVVNYPYTRDSSLTLQRAILLAGGLRPDANGMGLITRSNLNSVRELEYLEVDIAAAFDAPESPANILLQPFDRLEVMSRSTFTDTATIKVSGAVRRPGEFVYGNNMSLREALLLAGGLKLEAARNRVDVFRVQIRDNQPTRVIVATLQVDNNFVTPGGFAIFPYDEIVVRTAPEFDFQRFVEVQGEVRYPGRYALLGDNETLSDVILRAGSLTSEAFAEGASLFRTEGEKGYVVTDLAEAMRNRRSLHNHILKEGDIITVPKREDLVSIRTINTRAAEIISAPLIANGLINSAYTPRKRADWYVHQYAAGFGQNARRSRVTVEQPNGKINHTRNHLLFKSYPKVTPGSIITVGSKPVKQKKAAGEKKPFDWDKAFTQILSTAATLATVVVAVAAIRRN; from the coding sequence ATGCCCTTTTCTTTTGCTCGATTCCACCATGAAATCGGCCCGTTCTTTCATAATGCTTCTCGCGACAAGCGACTTCGCGGCATGAGCTTGTTGTTTTTCTTGATTTTTTCGCTCTGCCTTTCGGCGCAAAGCCCCTCGGTCCCCTCGCCTGCCATGCAGGAGCAGGCCAAGCGGGAAATCCAGCGGCGGGGTCTTGACGAGAACGAGGTGCGTGCCCGTTTGCTCCAGCGCGGCATTGACATGGACAAAGTGACGCCCGAACAATTGCCACAATTGCAGAACACCATCGAGGAAGTCATAAAAGAACTGGAGGCTGAAAAAGCATCTCAAACCCAAAAAGAGCAAGCGCCCACCGCAAAACCCCCAACTACCGACACTGGTACTGGTACCAAACCGCCTGAATCGCCCAAGCCAAGCGAAGACCGCACAACCCGCATCGCCCGCGAACGCGCAGAGGCCATTCAGCAAAAAGTGAAGCAAGGGGTGAGCATCGAGGAGGCCATAGCGGAGGAAATGGCTGCCGCGTTGGCTACCGACAGCCTGCCCCCTGCGGTGGTGTATGGCCAACATCTTTTCCGCGAAAAATCCCTCTCGGTGTTCCGCACCACCAACGAGGTGAAACCACCCGATAGCTATGTGCTGAGCTCGGGCGACATCATCACCATTAGCATATTCGGCGCCTCGCAGTTCGACAGCCAGTTTGAAATAAGCAAGGACGGCAACATCGCGCCAAGCGGAATGCCCAAGATTTTCCTGAAGGGGGTGCGATTGGGGCAAGCAAGGGAATTGTTGCGAAGCCGCTTCGCCCAATTTTACCGGTTTGCGCCAGAGCAATTCGCCGTCAGCCTCACCACCGCCCGCAGCATCACGGTCAATATCTTTGGAGAGACCGTCAACTATGGGAGCTTTTCCATGTCGGCAATTAACACGGCATTCAACGCGCTGGTCGCCGCTGGCGGCCCCAGCGATTTGGGCACAGTGCGCAACATCAAAGTCATTCGCGGGCGCGAATCCAAACGGCTCGACATTTACGAGTTCATGAACAACCCCGCCGTTCAATTCGACTTTTTTTTGGAAGACAACGACATCATCCACGTCCCGGTGGCGGAACGTGTGGTCTCCATTCGCGGGGCTGTGCGGCGCCCGTTCCGCTACGAATTGGCAGGCGCGGAACAATTGGTCAAATTGCTCGATTTTGCGGGGGGGCTGAACGCCAATGCTTATCGCGAGGTGATTCAGGTACAACGTTTTGTGAACGACCGACAAGTGTTGCTCGATGTGAATTTGAAAGAGATTTTGGAAAAAAAGCAGGACTTCGCGCTACTCAACGGCGACATAGTGGAGATTCGGACCATCCCCTCCCCTATCGAAAACACGGTTTCCATCGAAGGTGCGGTGGAGTTGCCCGGCAAATATGCCGTGACCGAGGCTGTTCGTCTGAGCGATTTGGTGAAAAGAGGCGTGCTGCGCCCGGAGGCTCGCACCGACGCCGCCTTTCTGTTGCGCACGCACACCGACAACACGACCCAACTGCTCCAACTCGACCTTGCAGAAGTGCTTGCCGCTCCGGGTACGGATAAGGACTTGCTGCTACAACCCAAAGACGTGCTCACCATTTATTCAAAGGGGCGATACACCGACTTGAGCAGCATAAGCATTGTCGGCGCCGTGCGCGATTCGGTGGTGAATTACCCGTACACGCGAGATTCCTCCCTGACGCTTCAGCGCGCCATCTTGCTCGCAGGGGGCTTGCGACCCGACGCGAACGGCATGGGGCTGATAACTCGGAGCAACCTGAACAGCGTCAGAGAATTGGAGTATTTGGAAGTGGATATTGCCGCAGCATTCGATGCCCCCGAATCGCCTGCCAATATCTTGTTGCAACCCTTCGACCGCTTGGAAGTCATGTCGCGCTCAACATTTACAGATACCGCTACCATCAAAGTAAGTGGTGCCGTGCGCAGGCCGGGGGAATTTGTTTATGGCAACAACATGAGCTTGCGAGAGGCGCTACTGCTGGCGGGTGGCCTTAAGCTCGAAGCGGCTCGAAATCGCGTGGATGTTTTTAGGGTTCAAATTCGGGACAATCAGCCCACCCGCGTCATTGTGGCTACTTTGCAAGTGGACAACAACTTCGTCACGCCGGGCGGGTTCGCTATTTTTCCTTACGACGAAATTGTGGTGCGCACAGCGCCGGAATTTGATTTTCAACGCTTCGTGGAGGTGCAAGGCGAAGTGCGTTATCCCGGTCGTTATGCCTTGTTGGGCGACAACGAGACCCTCTCCGACGTGATACTCCGCGCGGGCAGCCTCACTTCGGAGGCTTTCGCGGAAGGCGCATCGCTCTTTCGGACAGAAGGAGAGAAGGGATACGTCGTGACCGACCTTGCCGAAGCCATGCGCAACCGACGCTCTTTGCACAATCATATCCTCAAAGAAGGCGACATCATCACCGTCCCCAAACGCGAAGACCTCGTGAGCATACGCACCATCAATACCAGGGCAGCCGAAATCATCTCCGCGCCACTCATTGCCAATGGCTTGATAAATTCGGCTTACACCCCTCGCAAACGCGCCGATTGGTATGTGCACCAATACGCCGCGGGGTTTGGCCAAAACGCCAGACGCTCCCGCGTGACGGTGGAGCAACCCAACGGCAAAATCAATCACACGCGCAACCACCTCTTATTTAAAAGTTATCCCAAAGTGACACCCGGCTCCATCATCACCGTCGGCAGCAAACCCGTGAAGCAGAAAAAAGCCGCCGGAGAGAAAAAGCCCTTTGATTGGGACAAAGCCTTCACGCAGATACTTTCCACAGCGGCCACGTTGGCAACGGTGGTGGTGGCGGTGGCGGCCATTAGGAGAAATTAG